Sequence from the Priestia megaterium genome:
ATGCAGCTGAACGACGAAAGGCTTCTTTAAATACTTCTCTTGGATGGACAATAGATGAATTGAGGCTTCCGATAAAAATGGTTTGCTTGTGGAGAACTTGATTTTTCGTGTTGAGGTATAAACAGACGAAATGCTCTTGAGACAGCACGCGCATTTCTTCCATCACATAATTAGCTCCGTCTTCAGGGCCATGAATGGTATATCGCTGACTAGATTTCCGGTGTACAATCCTCTTACCTATTTCAATAGCCGCTATAATTTGAATTGCTTTTGCAGGTCCGATACCTTTAATATTCATCATTTCATTAAGCGATGCATGCTGCAAAAGTTGAAGACCTTCAAAATGCGTTAATATGCGATTGGACAGCTGAAGAACAGATTCATCTTTGGTTCCAGTGCGCAGCAAAATAGCAATAAGCTCGTGGTTAGAAAGACTAGAAGCACCCATTGACACAAGGCGCTCTCGAGGTCTTTCATCTTGAGGAAAATCTTTAATTAACAATGATTGATCCAATTTCGTCACTCCTTTTTAGTAGACGAAACCGTATTGTTTTAGCTCACGTATTGTTCGGGAGAGCGGCAAGCCCACCACGGAGAAATAGTCTCCTTCAATTTTTTTAACTAGCGCAGCACCGAGACCTTGAATTCCATAAGAACCAGCCTTATCCATAGGCTCTCCTGACTCTACGTACTGTACGATTTCATCTTGTTCAATCGGCCAAAACTCTACATCTGTTTGTTCATAAAACGTATGAACTTTTGCATTTGATACGAACGCTACTCCAGTTAATACCTGATGTTTTTGACCTGACAGCATCGTAAGTGTTTCAATCGCTTCTTGTTTCGTTTTTGGCTTTCCTAAAATACGATTGCCATATACGACAACTGTATCGGCACCTAGGACCATATCCTCTTTATGATGCGAAGCGACGTCCACTGCTTTTTGCCTAGCTAAATCCATTACTACCTCGGACGGAGTGTATGATGGATTGATGATTTCTTCAATTGTACTAACGTGAACGGTAAAGGGAATGTGAAGCTGCTGAAGTAATTCTTTTCGACGAGGAGAGCCTGAGGCTAAAATTAATGTTTGTTTCATACATCTCACCTTTGCATTTTGATTTAAAAAGAAGGACATACCGTTATTTTAGCAATTTCATCTCCAAATGACAATAAACAAGTGAGGCAGCATTACACTACCTCACTTGTTAAGACGTTACAAGGCTTTCATACTGCTGAAGAGCTTTTAACACGTATCGCTGAGCAAGCCAAGCATCTTTACTGCTTTTATTGTCTTCATATGAAGAAAGAGAAGCAGCAGCTTTTTGAAGGGTGCTCACCATGGTTTTAATGTCTTCATTTGACGCTTCTTTCTGAACTTTTGTCAGCTCTTTTTTCAGAGATTTGATATCGGCT
This genomic interval carries:
- the radC gene encoding RadC family protein, whose protein sequence is MDQSLLIKDFPQDERPRERLVSMGASSLSNHELIAILLRTGTKDESVLQLSNRILTHFEGLQLLQHASLNEMMNIKGIGPAKAIQIIAAIEIGKRIVHRKSSQRYTIHGPEDGANYVMEEMRVLSQEHFVCLYLNTKNQVLHKQTIFIGSLNSSIVHPREVFKEAFRRSAASLICIHNHPSGDPTPSREDIEVTKRLKECGFIIGIELLDHLIIGDRKYISLKEKGYM
- a CDS encoding Maf family protein, which translates into the protein MKQTLILASGSPRRKELLQQLHIPFTVHVSTIEEIINPSYTPSEVVMDLARQKAVDVASHHKEDMVLGADTVVVYGNRILGKPKTKQEAIETLTMLSGQKHQVLTGVAFVSNAKVHTFYEQTDVEFWPIEQDEIVQYVESGEPMDKAGSYGIQGLGAALVKKIEGDYFSVVGLPLSRTIRELKQYGFVY